Below is a window of Yimella sp. cx-51 DNA.
TCGGCGAGATGCGCCGACGCTTCGAACTAGCGGCCCGGGTGCAGTCGTCCATTCGCGCGCATGCTGCGGCCTACGACGACCTGCTGACTGCTGCAGAGTTGGCCGATTGGCCTGCGCTGCAACGGATCCACGGCGATTACCACCTCGGTCAGGTGCTCGACGTGCCCAGCCGCGGCTGGGTGGTGCTCGACTTCGAGGGCGAGCCGCTTCGGCCGCTTCGTGACCGCAACGGGCTCGACTGCACGTTGCGCGACGTCGCAGGCATGTTGCGCTCGTTCGACTACGCAGCGGCGTCCGTCGAGGGCGACCGCCGCGCGTGGGCCGACTCCGCCCGAGATGCCTTCCTGGCCGGATACCAGGAGGCTGCCGGCGTCGACCTCGAGCAGTACCGGGCCTTGCTCACCGCCTTCGAGGCCGACAAGGCCGCGTACGAGGTCATGTACGAAGCCCAGAACCGTCCCACCTGGCTGCCCATCCCGTTGGCAGCACTTGATCGTCTGCTCGGCGGCGAGCAGACCCCGTCCCCGGCATCCGCTGCCGTAGCCGCCTCGGAGGAACCCGTGAACCAAGCCAGCCCGATCGCCACGCCCCCGCCGCTCGATCCCTCGTCAGCGGGTGCCGTGTTGCGTGGCGTCCACCCCGATCCGCACAGCGTGCTCGGCGGCCAGAGCGACGACCAGGGCGCCTACGTGCGCGCCCTGCGTCCGCTGGCCAAGTCGGTCGAGGCGCAGCTGCCCGACGGATCACGGGTGCCACTCCAGCACGACGTCGAGGGCATCTGGTCGGGACGCATGCCCGGACAGGAGGTGCCCGACTACCGCCTGGTCACCACCTATGACGACGGCATCGAGCACGTCGCCGACGACCCGTTCCGCTTCCTGCCCACGCTCGGGCAGATGGATCTGCACCTGCTGGGCGAAGGACGCCACGAGGAGTTGTGGAACATCCTCGGCGCACGCGTTCACACCTATGACGGTCCGGCCGGTCCGGTGCAGGGCACGTCCTTCGCGGTCTGGGCCCCCAACGCCCTGGGTGTGCGGGTGATCGGCGACTTCAACCAGTGGGACGGTTTCGCCCACCCGATGCGTCGCCTCGGCGGCACGGGTGTCTGGGAGATCTTCGTGCCCGGCGTCGGTGCCGGCACCCACTACAAGTTCAGCGTGCTGTGCGCCGATCGGGTCTGGCGCAGCAAGGCCGACCCGATGGCACGACAGTCGGAGACCGCACCCGCCACGTCGTCGATCGTCGAGCAGTCGCACTACGAATGGCACGACCAGGAGTGGATGCAGCAGCGGGAGTCGACCGACCCGCACGACCAGCCGATGAGTGTGTACGAGGTGCACCTCGGCTCGTGGCGCCAGGGTCAGAGCTACCACGACCTGGCCGAGCACCTGGTCAACTACGTCAAGGACCTCGGCTTCACCCACGTCGAGTTCATGCCCGTCATGGAGCACCCGTACCCACCGTCCTGGGGCTACCACGTCACCGGCTACTACGCCGTCAACTCCCGCTTCGGCTCCCCCGACGACTTCAAGTACCTCGTCGACCGGCTGCACCAAGCCGGTATCGGCGTGATCCTCGACTGGGTGCCGGGCCATTTCGCCACCGACGAGTGGGCGCTGGCGAAATTCGACGGCACTGCCCTCTACGAGCACCCCGACCCGCGCAAGGGCTGGCACAACGAGTGGGGCAGCTACATCTTCGACTTCGGTCGCCCGCAGGTGCGCAACTTCCTGGTGGCCAACGCGATCTACTGGCTGCAGGAGTTCCACGCCGACGGGCTGCGGGTCGACGGCGTCGCCTCGATGCTCTACCTCGACTACTCCCGCAACGCCGGAGAATGGATTCCGAACAAGTACGGCGGCCGCGAGAACCTCGAAGCCGTGCAGTTGCTGCAGGAGACCAACGCCACCGCCTACCGGCGCGTGCCCGGCACGATGATGATCGCCGAGGAGTCGACCTCCTGGCCCGGTGTCACCAAGCCGACCAGCGCGGACGGACTGGGCTTCGGTTTCAAGTGGAACATGGGCTGGATGCACGACACCCTCGACTACTTCGCCGAGGCGCCGATCAACCGGCAGCACCACCATCACAAGCTGACCTTCGGGCTGGTGTACGCCTTCAGCGAGCAGTTCGTGCTGCCGATCAGCCACGACGAAGTGGTGCACGGCAAGGGTTCGCTGCTGCGCAAGATGCCGGGCGACCGCTGGCAGCAGTTGGCCAACCTGCGCGCCTTCCTCGGCCACATGTGGGGACACCCCGGCAAGCAGTTGCTCTTCATGGGCGCCGAGTTCGCCCAGGAATCAGAGTGGGCCGACGGCCGCAGCCTCGACTGGTGGCTGCTGGACCAGCCGGCGCACTGGGGGGTGCACGCGCTGGTGAAAGACCTCAACCGGCTCTACAAGGAGCACCCCGCGCTCTGGGAGCTGGACAACTCCCCCAAGGGATTCCAGTGGGTCAACGCCAACGACGAGTCGGGCAACTCCTACTCCTACCTGCGCTACGGCGCAGGCGAGGAGGACGAGCGCGATGTCATGCTCGTGGTGGCCAACCTCAGCGGTGTGGAGCACCGGGATGTGCGCGTGGGCGTCCCGCGCCCCGGCGTGTGGCAGGAGATGCTCAACACCGACGCGCGTCATTACGGCGGCAGCGGCATCGGCAACCTCGGCGCGGTCGAGGCAACCGCGCAGCCGCACGATGATCAGCCCTACTCGGCGACCATCACGCTGCCGCCGCTGTCGACGGTGTGGTTCGCCGCTCCCGATGCACCGAAGGTCGACGTGGTCGCGGGGTCAGTCTCTGCCGACGCCGACGCCGACGCCGATCGCGACAACACCGAGGTGATCGAGGGCAAGGCCCCCGCACCACTAGCTGCCCCGGAGGCAGCGGACGACGCACCAGAGGTGACCACGGGTCAGTCGGTCGATGGGAGCACTCGGCCCCGACAGGTCTGACCCGGCCATTCACAAACGCGGCCCTTGTTCGCAGGAGCGGTAGTTGTAGCTACCGCAGCTGCGAACAGGGGCCGCGTTTGCTGCTAGAGAGGCCGCGTTTGCGGCGTCAGCCGATGGGGACGGCCTCAGGGCTTGGCCGAAGACACCCACTTCTGCCGCTTGCCTGAGGCATCGGTCCAGTCGATCCGTGCCAAGGAACGTCCGGTGTCGGCCCGGTCGCTCAGCTTGATCAAAATGGCGGAGTACTTCGTGCCGGGGATCGGGGTTGCACTCGCTGGTTCGTCCGGCCCGCCACCGATCGGCTTCGCGCCGTCGGAGAAGACCCGATAGGTGACGTCCCGAGCGCCCGCCGGGACGATGAACGTCGTCCGCGCCGACCGTCCGTCCGTCTCCTGGTAAGGAGTCCGCATCGGTAACGTCGGCCAGTCGTTGTCGATCGGCCACTCGGCATCGCCGAGCGTGTATCGATTCTTTGTGACATTGACTGAAACAACGTGTTCGCCCTGCCTCAGAGTCTTGATGTCGTCACCTTCGTTGTTGACCACGCCACCGTCGGCAGTCACCCAGTTGACCGTCACCGGCGGCGCCATGCCCTCCGGAGCGCTTTCCGCAAGACCGATCAACGTGCCGTCGGCAAGGAGCAACGGCCCGCCGGACATCCACCCACCGCTCATCCGCACGGTCGAAGCGTCCGGACTCACTGGGGCCGCAAGATAACGCCGGTCACCGTCGGCGAACACCGTCAGGCCGCAGGGTCCTCCACCGACCACATCAAGATCTACGAACTTCCGGTCGGCCTTCGCGACATAGGACATACCGCTGGTGCGGACGTCGGTCGACCGCTCCATCCGCATCGTCCCATCCGGACGCTGCGTGACACGGACGACCATCAACCCGCCACCTGGGGCGTGCACCTCCTGCTGCCCGATCGGTGCGGAGTCGGCACTGGGCGCACGCTGAGACTTCACCAACTCCCCTGGTGGCAACGAACGCCGTTGGCTCGCAACACAATCTGTGGTGACCGGACCAGGCGAACCGGCAATCGGTTCGGGGCGGATCCGGGAAACGCTCCACCCGATGCCCGACGCCACGAGCAAGGCGGCCGCGACTCCCGCACCGATGGCAAAGTGACGATGACGTCTGCGCTGGTCGGCCCGCTCGATCACGGCTGCTGCATCGATCTGCGGCACCGAGGATTCGGTTTCACGCAGGAGGGTGTCGAAATCGGTGCTCATCGGGTCATCTCCTTCTGCTGTAGGGCCAGTTCGGCTCGCAACGTGGCCAAGCCCCGTGACGCCGAACTCTTGACCGTTCCGATGCTCACGCCGAGCAGGTCAGCGACCTCGCGCTCGGACAGGTCGACGTAGTGCCGGAGCACCACGACCTGTCGCTCGCGCTGAGGCAACGACTGCAGCAGGCGGGTGAGCAGCAGCCTGTCGTCGGATGGACTCGCCGCCTCGCAGCGCTCCGGCAGAGATCCGTCGAGTGTCACCAACTCACGGCGTCGGCGCCGCCACTCGTCCGTATGCAGGTTGACGACGATCCGTCGCGCGTAGGCATGGGGCTGTTCCGTGCGCAGCCGCGACCAGCGCATGCAGACGCGTTCGAGCGCTTCCTGGACGAGATCGTGTGCGCGATGCTCATCGCCGCACAACAGCCACGCGAGATGCGTGAGCCGCGGTGAGGAGGCGTTCACGAACTGCGTGAACTCCACTTCGTGCGCCGGTTTCATTCCGGCTTTCCGCTCGTCATGGACCTATAACGGCAAACCTGCCGCAAAGGTTGAGCGCCGGGACACATCATTCTCGACTGCGCTCATCCGGCGGGGACGATGAGGGCCTCGTCGAGGTTGCGCAGGATGTGCGTAACCGTCTTGGCCACCGAGTGGTGGCTGCTGTCGATCCAGAGGCCGAGACGCTCGGTCTCGTGCTCGAGCGCGAGCCACTGCCCGTCCAGGGTCGCGCCGTCGTGGTCGGTCTTGTGGCGGCGGGCCGCGTCTCGCTCGGTGATCACCTCGACGCTCGGATGCAGGACCACGAGGTGCACCGGTTCCGGGTCGGCAAGCTCGAGGAAGTCATCGAGGTAGCAGCCGATGACAGTGTCGGCGATCACGACGTCGAAGCCCGCGTTGCGATACACATCGGCGAGCGTCAACGCACCCGCGAAACGAAGGAGCAACTGTTCGATGGCCGCGAGCTTCGGCGGCTCGGTCATCGGCACCGCTCCACTGACCACGACCCCTGCGATGGTGTCGCCGTCGATGAAGACCGCCCGAGGTAGCGCGCCAGCCAGCTCGCGCCCGATGGTTGTCTTGCCTGCGCCACCGATGCCGGTGATGACGAACAATCGGCCGGTCTCGTCGAGGAGTTCAGTCACGCCAGCAACCTAACCGGCAAGGGGCGGGCGACAACGGCCCGCCCCCGCTGCGGTGAGGCGGTACCCCGTCAGGAGAGGGCGGAGTCGACGATCTGCTTCGCTTCGGCCTGCACCTGCGCCAGATGCTCCGGCCCTTGGAACGACTCGGCATAGATCTTGTAGACGTCCTCAGTGCCTGAGGGACGCGCGGCGAACCATGCCGAACCGGTGGTCACCTTGAGCCCGCCGACCGCTGCGTCGTTACCCGGTGCAGAGGTCAGCTTGGCCGTGATCGGTTCGCCAGCAACGGAATCGGCCGGTACGTCATCAGGTGACAACGCGCCCAACTTCGCCTTCTGCTCACGATTGGCCGCAGCGTCGATTCGCTCGTAGGCGGGCGAGCCGAACTTCGCCGTGAGGTCGGCGTAGTGGCTGCTGGGCGACTTACCTGTCGCGGCCAGGATCTCCGAGGCGAGCAGCGCCAGCAGGATGCCGTCCTTGTCGGTGGTCCAGACGGTGCCGTCGGTGCGCAGGAAGGATGCGCCGGCTGACTCCTCGCCACCGAACCCGACCGAACCGTCGAGCAGGCCTGGTACGAACCACTTGAACCCGACCGGCACCTCCCACAGGGTTGCACCGATCGACTCCACGACACGGTCGATCATCGAGGAGGAGACCAGCGTCTTGCCCACTCGATCGCTCTTCCAGCCCGGACGCGCACCGCCGTAGAGGTATTGGATCGCGACCGCGAGGTAGTGGTTGGGGTTCATCAGACCGGCATCGGGAGTGACGATGCCGTGGCGATCGGCGTCGGCGTCGTTGCCCGTGGCGATGTCGTACCTCTCGCGCTGGGCGATCAGTGATGCCATGGCATACGGCGAGGAGCAGTCCATCCTGATCTTGCCGTCCCAGTCGAGCGTCATGAATCGCCAGGTGGGATCGACCAGCGGGTTGACGACGGTCAGGTCGAGGCCGTGGCGATCTGCGATCTCGCCCCAATAGGCGACCGATGCACCGCCCAGCGGATCGGCTCCGATTCGCACACCTGCGTCCTTGATGCGCTGCAGGTCAACGACATTCGGCAGGTCATCCACGTAGTTGCCGAGGAAGTCGTACTCGCCGACCGTCGCCCGGGCCCGAGCGAAAGGCACGCGTTCGACGCCGCGCAGCCCAGCGCGCAGGTAGTCGTTGGCGGCCGCCGCGATCACCTTGGTGGCATCACTGTCTGCCGGCCCGCCGTGCGGCGGGTTGTACTTGAAACCACCGTCTGCCGGAGGGTTGTGTGACGGGGTCACCACGATGCCGTCAGCCAGGCCCGAGCCGGTCGTGCGACCCCTGTTGGCGCGAAGGATCGCGTGTGAGACGGCGGGTGTGGGGGTGTAGCCGTCCCGGTCGTCGACCAGCACCTCGACGCCGCCGGCGACGAGCACCTCCAAGGCCGACACCCACGCCGGTTCCGACAGGGCGTGGGTGTCACGGCCGATGAACAACGGACCGTCGAAACCCTGCTCGCGGCGGTAGTCAACGATCGCCTGGGTGGTCGCCAGGATGTGTGCCTCGTTGAACGCCGCCTTCAGCGACGAGCCGCGATGGCCCGAGGTGCCGAACGCAACCTGTTGGTCGAGGTTCTCCGGGTCGGGTTCGACGGCGTAGTAGGCCGTGACCAGGTGGGCGATGTCGACCAGATCCGAGGGCTGGGCGACCTGACCGGCGCGTTCGTGGCTCATGCCACCAGTCAACCAGCGCAATCGTCCTGGCGCAGCACAACTGCTCGCTCCGTGGACGCCGAGGGCCTGCACATCCACGGCGCGTCACAAGCAGTCGGCGCCCCTCAACCACCCAGAGCCACTGCGGCCGCGGTCGCGAACTCCAGATAACGACCCCGATGCGCCGGCGGCACCTGCACCCACTGCTTCATCGGACGCCCCGCCATCGGCTCGAACAAGTGAGCACCCTCAAGCCCGAGTGCGTCAGCGTGCGCTGCGCCCTCCAGCTTGAAGATCAGTTCATCACCGTCGACCAGCGTCAGGAAGAACTTGCCCTTGCCCGGGAGCCGCAGGCCCGGGCTGCCGAACATCTGCGACCGCTCGAAGGCAATCCCGTTGTCCGACAGCCCCTCTGCGAGTGCATCGAGCATCTCGAGACCGGCTGGAGTGGGCTTGCCCATCAGCCGAGGATCTTGCCCTCGTCCTTGGCCCAGAGCCCGGTGAGTCCGCGGAAGTGACCGAGGAACTTGTCGTGTTCGTGCGCCGGGTAGGTGGAGCGCACCGTTTCGACGAGCAACCGGTCGAAGTCGTCGGAAAGCACCCAGTCGAGCACCATTTCGTCGACATGACCCAAACTCTTGTCGACGAACTCGCGATACTTCTCGGTCTCGAAGTGGGCGTCGGCCAGCTTCTGGTATTCCCCCAGCTTGTGCTCGTAGGCGTGGTCGGAGTCGCCGACCTCGAACCACGGGGCGGTGTCGACCATCGTGCTGGCCTTGCGGCCGGTGACCATGCAGAAGATCGACCACTTCAGCAGCGACTTGATCGCCCACGGGAAGTAGTAGTGCAGGGAGGTGATCGCGACGTCCGGGCAGGCGTTGGCGTAGTCGATCGGGTAGACGACACCGTCCTTGACCAACATCTCGCAGCTGTTGAACTCCCACCGGAAGAAGGCGTTCACCGTCTGGGCGATCGTGCGGGTCTCGGCCCCGACGTCGGGGGTGAGGAAGTCGTAGGCCACCTCGTACCGATTGTGCATCGGCTCGTCCGGGCGGAACTTCATCACCATCGTCTCCGGGCCGATGGTGAGCGCACGGGCGAAGACCTCGTAGCCGTCCACTGCCTTCTGCAGGTGCATGAGCATCTCGCCCGAGTCGTCGTAGGCCGAGCTCAGATCACGCTCGTCGCGGATCATCGACACACCACGCCAGGCGCCACCGTCGAAGGGCTTCATGAACATCGGGTAGCCGAGTTCGGCTGCGACAGAGGGCAGGTCGAACGACCGGTTGTACTTGCTGGAGGTGTAGGCCCAGCGCACGTTGTCGATCGGGTTCTTGTAGGGCACCAGGACCGTCTCGGGCACGTTCATGCCCAGCCGCATGAGCGCACAGTACGCGGCGTGCTTCTCCATCGCCTGGAAGGTGAAGGGTGAGTTCATCAGGTAGACGTCGTCCATCAGCGCGATCTTCTTCAGCCACTCGCGTGGGTGGTAGTACCAGTGCGCCAACCGGTCGATCACCAGATCGGTACGCGGCTTGTCGCGCAGGTTGAACGGCTCGATGGTGAGGCGCTCCGAACGGATCTCGTGTGTGGTGCCGTCGGGTGCGGTGACCGGCCCGACGCGGCGCACCAACTCCTCGAAGGCCTGCGGCCAGTCTTCTTCCGCTCCGAGCAGCAGACCGATGAGGTGTTCGGGCATGGTGTCTCCTCCTTGGTTTCCGGTTCAGCAGAACCGCGGCAGATGATGGGCCAATTGCTTTTGCCACCAGGGCCAGTCGTGGGCACTGTCGTGACCCCAGACGTCCAGCTCGTGCGGAATACCCTTGCGTTCCAACACTGCTGCGAACTGGCGGGTGGAAGGCAGCGATCGCGTCGGCTCCCATTCGAAGGGGCCCTCGCCGACGACGAGCAGCACGGACGCGGCCTGCTGGATCCAGTGCAGGTGGTCGCCGTCCATGCCCGCTACGTAATGCATGGGGTTGGCGAAATAGGTGGCCTCGCCCTGCTCGCCCCAGCCGTGCCAAGTGGTGACGTCGTAGTTGCCGGACATCCCGATGCCGAGCGAGACCAGGTGTGCGTGCGTGAGCGCGAAATGCACCGCGTGGTACGCCCCCATCGACACACCCGTGGTGATGATCGGCAGTCGACCACCGAGCTCGTGCTCGATGTACGGCAGCACCGCCTCCTCGAGCCAGCGGTTGTAGAGCTGATGGCGGCGCGCTCTCTCCTCGGTCGGTTGTTCGTTGGCCGACCAGGTCCAGCCGTCGAGGGAGTCGACGCAGAAGAAGCTGACCCGACCGGCATCGACGAGGTCCTGTACGGCGGCGACCATGCCGTTGTTCGCGAAGTCTTCGGCTCGTCCGGCTTCACTCGGGAAGACCAGCACGGGACGGCCGAAGTGGCCGTGCCGGATCACACCGAGCGACTCGCCTGTCCCCGGCACCTGCAGTTGTACGCGTTCACCTGACACAGGAGTCATCCAACCGCACTCCATGCCTCGCGCAGCAGGTTCGGCAGGATTGGTTCGAGACTGTCGCGCCAGTTGGTCCAGTTGTGCAGGTCTGGATGCCCGAGGAAACGCACGTCGAGGCCGAGATCACCCAGCGTTGTTGCCATCGCCTGGTTGTTGTCGAAGTTGCCTTCGGCCAGGCCGCAGGTCATTCCAACGACCGGACACTGCCTCGGCGGCCGCTGTGCGAGACCACTCACCAGACCGCTCACGCGGGTGAACCAACGCCACGGCTGGTTGTCCTTGTCGAAGGGCTGACCGGTGAAGAAGCTGCCTGACTGGGCGAAGACAGCTGCGACGCGCTTGTCGCGCTGGGCCACGAGCATGGAGGTCAGTCCGCCCAGGCTCGCGCCGATGACCGCGATGCCTGGCGTGGTCGGGTAGGTCTCGGTGAGCGCGGTCAGACCTCGGCTCACCGAGCGCAGGTACCGATCGGAGCCGGAGTACCACTGCATGCGGCGGGGCGCATCGGCATAGGCGATACGGAAAGGCGGCAGGCTGCCGTCGCCGATGCGCACACCCGCCCAGTGGCCGAGCCGGGCCCTGTCGCGGTAGTCGCTGCCGTCATGCGCCCACAGCAACGGTGCGTCGTCACCGGGGCGCAGGCCGTCCGGCGACCACAGTCGCACCGTGAGCGGAGCCGACAACGCGGACGGCAGACGCAACGTCTCGCAGTCTCCGGGCAGGGCGGGTTGGTCGAGCCACGACGGCGGAGCGTAGTCGGCGCGCTGCCACACCGATCGCGTCCCGAAGGGCGAATCGATCTGGTTCTGCGCCAACGGGTCCGGCAGGTAGACCGTGCGTTTCCTGCCGGCGGCCGTCACCTCGAAGCGGTACTCCAGCCGCCAGATCTGCCGGTCGTCGATCTGGCGCTCCCATCCTCCGGCACGGCGACGACAAACCGCGCTGAACGGTCCGGCGTCCAGTCGGACCCCGGACCATTCGCCAGCCGGGTCGTCCAGCCGAAGGGTGGGCACGTCAGTAGAGCGCCGACATCAACGCGGTGCGTGCCTTCTTCACCCGGGGGTCGTGGGACCCGACGACGTCGAAGAGGCCGATCAGGTGCTCACGCGCCTGGTTGCGGTCATCGCCCGCGGTGGCCTTCACCAGATCGATCAGCCGCGTGAAGGCGTCCTCGATGTGACCGCCGAGGACGTCGAGATCGGCCACGATCGTTTGCTTGGCGACATCGGTGGGCGAGGCAGCCGCCTCGGCGCGCGCGGTGTTGAGGTCGATGCCTTCGGTGCGCTTCAGCAGCGTCACCTGGCCCATGCCCAGACGTGCGTCCTCGTCGTCGGGATTGGCTTGCAGCGCAGCCTGGTAGGCGGTGATGGCGGCGTCGTAGTCGCCGGCCTCGATGGCGGCAAAGGCCTTCTCGTGATTCTCGTCGAACGCTTCGTCCGGCTGGTCTGCTTCGGTCTCGGAGGCCGCCGGTGCCGCAGCACCCTCGACCCGGCCGGTGATGCCGTTCTGCTGGGCAGCCTGCAGCACCTGGTCGAGCACACCTCGCACCTGGTCCTGCGGCTGCTCCCCGACATACAGAGGCAACGGCTGACCACCGATGATCGCCAACACCATCGGCACCTGCTGCACCTGCAGCGCCTGGCGCAACTGCAGTGCGTGGGTGATGTCGGCGACAGCGAGCAGCATGCGTCCGCCGTAGGAATTGACCATGGTTGCGAGGGCGTCGACGTGCTCGCGGCTCTGCGGCTGGGAGGACGACCAGAGAGCGAGGATCACCGGCACCTGCATCGACTGCTGGGCAGCATCGCCGAAAGTACGGTCGTCGACCTCGACGACATAGGACTGCCCGTCCGCGGCGGTGGGCATTCCGGCCGGCGGAGCGGTCGGACGCGCCGGTTTGGCCAGCGACGACAGATCGACGGCACCGCGCAGGGCGGCAGCGTTCAGCGGAGTGTTAGACATACCGTCCATTCTGACTGATCGACACTGGCCGGGCGCGCGTGGCCGTCAGCTGACCGCGATCGACGCGGACGTGCCCAACCTGGCCGGGAGATGCTCGAATCCGCGCAGCACCCGAGTGGTTCGCCGGGTGCGCCCTGGCAGCACCTCGAGGTGCGGATACCTCTCGTACAGCGTGCGCAGACCGATCTCCGCCTCCATCCGGGCCAGGGCTGCGCCCAGGCAGAAGTGGCGGCCGCCGGAGAAGGAGAGATGCTCACGGGCGTTGTCGCGCGCGACGTCGAATCGATGCGGGTCGGGAAACACCTCGGGATCACGATTGGCGCCCGCGAGCACGGTGGTGACCATGTGCTGCTCGGACACGAGCTTGCCGGCGATGCGGGTGTTGCGGACGGCCGACCGTGCGGTGAGCAGCACCGGCGGATCGATGCGCAGCGCCTCGTCCACCGCGTTGCCCCACAGCGAGGGGTCATCGCGCAGGAGCGCCAGTTGTCCGGGGTTGTCAGCGAACAGCGCAATGGCGTTGCTCATGAGGTTGACGGTGGTCTCGAACCCGGCCGCCAACACAAGACCGGCGATCGACTTCAGCTCGATCTCATCGAGCCCGCCCTCTTCATCACGCGCAGCGATGAGCTGGCTCATCAGGTTGTCACCCGGCTCACGACGCAGCCGCTCGATGTGCTGGTCGAGCCAGGAATCGAAGCGCTGCAGCGAGCGCTCGACGTCGCCGGCAGCCTTCCACGACAGTCCGAAATCCAGACTCGGCGCTGCTCCGGCACCGAGTTCGAGCACGTAGTCGTGTTCGTCCTCGGGCACCCCGAGGATCTGCGAGATGACGATCACCGGGAGCTTGGCGCAGTAGCCGGATGCCAGGTCGACCACCGACTCCTCGGCCAAATCGTCCAGCAGGCCTTCGGCAATGCTCTGCACCTGCGGCCTCAACGCCTCCACTGCCCGCGCAGTGAAAACCCTCGTCACGAGCTTGCGGTAACGGGTGTGATCAGGCGGCTCGGTGGCCAGCAACGACGGCGGCCGCAGCGGATGGATGTACCCGAACTTCGCCCATCGCAGCGCCTTGGTGACCTTGCTGTCCTCGGCCAACGGGAAGCCGGTGCGCATGTCATTGCTGGAGAGCACTTCGCGGACCACCGCGTGGTCGACGGTGATGAAACCCATTCGAGTTGCGGCCAGGGAGCCGGCCTGCCGAACACGGTCGAACTCCCCTGCGAGTTCGGCGGTGTCGTGCTCCTCAGCGGCGAAGAACAGCTGTGCCTGCAGATCGCCACGTCGGGCAGCCACCCGCACCAACTGACGTGGGAGCGCGTGCTCCAGTCCCCATCGCACTGCCCGTTTCGGATCTGGCCTCATGACAAGAGCGTAGGCCGATAACTACCGCTGTAGTGGCTTCCTCGTCGAACGCGTCATCCGGACCTCGTTCACTCCGAGGTCGTCATCGCGTTTGCGGCCGCCGTCGTCGACGAAGCCGTTACGCCGGTAGAAGGCCTGCGCCCGGTCGTTGCCGTCGACGACCCAGAGATAGGCGTCCTGCGCCCCGAGCGCTTCGTCGAGCAGTGCCTGAGCAAGACCCGTGCCGTGATGTGCCGCAAGGAGATTGATCGCCCAGAGTTCCATCACCGTCGGTGCGTCGTCGTCACGCGCGACGTCGACCGTGACGAATCCCGCCACTGCGCCGGTGGGCAGGTGTCGGGCGATGAACGTGCGGCGTTCCGGTGGGGTGCCCGCGATGATCGTGCGCCAACGGTCAGCACGTTTGCGGGGATCAAGAGCCGCCAGAGCAGCTGGATCCATCAAGCCGTCGTAGGCCTCACGCCAGATCTGCACATGGGCGTGTCCCAAGTCATCCGCGTCATCGAGCGTCGGTCGGCGGATTTCGTAGTCCGGCAGGCTCATTCGGATTGCGCCAAGCGCTCCTGCACCCGAGCCACCTTCGCGGTGATCTGCCCGGTGTGTCCCGGGCGGATGTCAGCCTTGACCACCAGCCCCACGCGCGGGCTGTACCGCCCGACTGCCTCGGTCGCCTGCTTGATGACCTCCATGCACTCGTCCCACTCCCCCTCGATCGTGGTGAACATCGACCCGAGTTCGTAGGGCAGGCCGGAGGACTGAACGACACGCAGGGCTTCGGCGACGGCCTCGCTGACCGAGCCGTCAGGATCGTCGGTGGTGGACGGTGCGACGGAGAAGGCGAAGAGCATGCTGCGACTGTACGACCTCCGAGCAAGCGCACGAGGGCGCGCCGAGGAACCTCCAATCAGGAGACCTGGATCAGCTCGCGGGCGGCTCGTCCGTCGTGCTCTGCTCGGCGATCGCGGCCAGGTACGCATGCACCAGCGGCACGGCAGCAGCGCCTTCCCACTGGCCGAGGCCACACGCTTCATCGATCCCGACCGGATGTCACCGGCCGAATAGATGCCGGGCACGGTGGTCTCCAGCGGAGCAGGCGGGCAACCGTCCACCCAGTTCTCCATCGGCACGTCGCGCCCGGTGAGCAC
It encodes the following:
- the glgB gene encoding 1,4-alpha-glucan branching protein GlgB, producing MAILHKASLSRSKKEMIEGWIGGQRWYTGKSGTPALTVLGSYRFDDPAGEVGVEVSFVLDTSGASPTLYQVPLTYRGAPLEGAEHALLGTSEHSELGTRYFYDGCHDPVFAATLLSTILTGGRHADVEYAEGTQDRPTGVLPATIRVQGSGTRGRKMPEVLASRVLSGEQSNTSIIVDTQDKNGEQRTLIMKLFRVLHDGLNPDVVLQSAISAKGSTRVPATVGYLTGQWPDQSIGTGHAAGHLAFVQEFLPDVQDAWREALVAAQDDLDWSQHARALGVATAEVHSVLASALPTATVTKARAESIIGEMRRRFELAARVQSSIRAHAAAYDDLLTAAELADWPALQRIHGDYHLGQVLDVPSRGWVVLDFEGEPLRPLRDRNGLDCTLRDVAGMLRSFDYAAASVEGDRRAWADSARDAFLAGYQEAAGVDLEQYRALLTAFEADKAAYEVMYEAQNRPTWLPIPLAALDRLLGGEQTPSPASAAVAASEEPVNQASPIATPPPLDPSSAGAVLRGVHPDPHSVLGGQSDDQGAYVRALRPLAKSVEAQLPDGSRVPLQHDVEGIWSGRMPGQEVPDYRLVTTYDDGIEHVADDPFRFLPTLGQMDLHLLGEGRHEELWNILGARVHTYDGPAGPVQGTSFAVWAPNALGVRVIGDFNQWDGFAHPMRRLGGTGVWEIFVPGVGAGTHYKFSVLCADRVWRSKADPMARQSETAPATSSIVEQSHYEWHDQEWMQQRESTDPHDQPMSVYEVHLGSWRQGQSYHDLAEHLVNYVKDLGFTHVEFMPVMEHPYPPSWGYHVTGYYAVNSRFGSPDDFKYLVDRLHQAGIGVILDWVPGHFATDEWALAKFDGTALYEHPDPRKGWHNEWGSYIFDFGRPQVRNFLVANAIYWLQEFHADGLRVDGVASMLYLDYSRNAGEWIPNKYGGRENLEAVQLLQETNATAYRRVPGTMMIAEESTSWPGVTKPTSADGLGFGFKWNMGWMHDTLDYFAEAPINRQHHHHKLTFGLVYAFSEQFVLPISHDEVVHGKGSLLRKMPGDRWQQLANLRAFLGHMWGHPGKQLLFMGAEFAQESEWADGRSLDWWLLDQPAHWGVHALVKDLNRLYKEHPALWELDNSPKGFQWVNANDESGNSYSYLRYGAGEEDERDVMLVVANLSGVEHRDVRVGVPRPGVWQEMLNTDARHYGGSGIGNLGAVEATAQPHDDQPYSATITLPPLSTVWFAAPDAPKVDVVAGSVSADADADADRDNTEVIEGKAPAPLAAPEAADDAPEVTTGQSVDGSTRPRQV
- a CDS encoding SigE family RNA polymerase sigma factor: MKPAHEVEFTQFVNASSPRLTHLAWLLCGDEHRAHDLVQEALERVCMRWSRLRTEQPHAYARRIVVNLHTDEWRRRRRELVTLDGSLPERCEAASPSDDRLLLTRLLQSLPQRERQVVVLRHYVDLSEREVADLLGVSIGTVKSSASRGLATLRAELALQQKEMTR
- a CDS encoding AAA family ATPase; amino-acid sequence: MTELLDETGRLFVITGIGGAGKTTIGRELAGALPRAVFIDGDTIAGVVVSGAVPMTEPPKLAAIEQLLLRFAGALTLADVYRNAGFDVVIADTVIGCYLDDFLELADPEPVHLVVLHPSVEVITERDAARRHKTDHDGATLDGQWLALEHETERLGLWIDSSHHSVAKTVTHILRNLDEALIVPAG